CTGTCGTCTATTCGCCGAAGCTGGCGCCGCACCCGCAGGAACGGCCGGCATTCGGGTTCTCGAAGCGGTAGCCACCACCGACCATCGCGTCCACGTAATCAACCCGCAAACCAGTCAATCGCGCCAGGTCGTCCGGCGCGCACACCACGGCCAGGCCCTCGTGGGCGAACACCTGGTCCCCCTCGGCCGGACCTGATACAGGTTCGAGCACGTATTTCAGGCCGGCACAACCACCTGCAACCACCGAGAGGCGTACCATCGGGCCGGTCGGACATCCGGAATCCGGGTGTTCGAGCTGCCATTGGGCGATGGCGGCGGGGGTGAAGGTGATCATGGTGTGGGGGCCTGGGTTGGGGGTTGGTGGTGGTGCAATTGCCGACCAAACCTATCCCCTGCCCTACGCCGATGCAACCCTTGGCTTGTGCCGTCGAAATTGTGTCTGGCCCGGATCACCCCCACAGGTGGTGGTGTTTGATGATTTTTTGTTGGTTTTCTTTGCGTCAAGGACTTCAGGAGGCGCCGAGCTCCGGCCACCAGGGGCCCGGACACAATTTCGGCGGCACAACCAAGGGGACCCATTTAGGTTGGGATTGCGTCACTTGAGCCCCCAACCCCGGAGCGCCCACCCATGCCCCCCCTCCCCTCCCCCCCCGCCGCCACGATCCGCCGCGACGGCAACCGCTTGCGTGACGAGTCCTCGCTCTACCTGCGCCAGCACGCCCACAACCCGGTGGACTGGTACCCGTGGGGACCCGAGGCGCTCGCCGCGGCGGTGGACAGCAACCGGCCGATCTTCCTGTCCATCGGGTACAGCAGCTGCCATTGGTGCCACGTGATGGAGAAGGAGGCGTTCGACGACGACGGCATCGCCGACT
This genomic window from bacterium contains:
- a CDS encoding iron-sulfur cluster assembly accessory protein encodes the protein MITFTPAAIAQWQLEHPDSGCPTGPMVRLSVVAGGCAGLKYVLEPVSGPAEGDQVFAHEGLAVVCAPDDLARLTGLRVDYVDAMVGGGYRFENPNAGRSCGCGASFGE